The following coding sequences are from one Apodemus sylvaticus chromosome X, mApoSyl1.1, whole genome shotgun sequence window:
- the LOC127674596 gene encoding proline-rich protein 2-like, with protein MESIPPHPQTPQHPAPEPTWAYPSPRSRPLNSRRRDSRLADLQTRWDGKDPPPPPPPPGSAPHPASPDPPPSPPARRPAIPSSPAPARLPRAGSSAVRGPPARPARPAAPSPGPPPLSRRGAPSRAQQQRGSPRAAQSRRGAAVPARPPVALGAAARRPLTCPARLGPDASPPRAHRLRAAGQTRVTTAPKAASLCSPGSREGPASPPSSLPLLGRPGRREAPPPPRSRQRSPQAPPVTHPDPHQSEDPRVASPSGVKKKGLAEYN; from the exons ATGGAGAGTATT CCGCCGCACCCCCAGACCCCCCAACACCCTGCCCCTGAACCGACCTGGGCCTATCCCTCGCCGCGCAGTCGTCCTCTCAATTCTCGGCGCCGCGACTCTCGGCTAGCAGACCTGCAGACACGGTGGGATGGGAAGgacccgccgccgccgccgccgccgcctggcTCGGCTCCGCACCCCGCTTCCCCAGACCCGCCGCCCAGCCCCCCGGCGCGGCGGCCCGCGATCCCCAGCAGCCCTGCCCCGGCCCGGCTCCCCAGGGCTGGGTCTAGCGCTGTCCGCGGCCCGCCCGCCCGACCAGCCCGCCCAGCCGCCCCTTCCCCGGGACCCCCGCCCCTGAGCCGCCGGGGCGCCCCTTCCCGGGCGCAGCAGCAGCGGGGTTCCCCGCGCGCTGCACAAAGCCGCCGCGGAGCAGCGGTGCCCGCCCGGCCGCCCGTCGCCCTCGGGGCCGCCGCGCGCAGGCCGCTTACCTGCCCCGCTCGCCTTGGGCCCGATGCCAGCCCGCCGCGCGCACACAGGCTCCGAGCCGCTGGCCAGACGCGAGTGACGACTGCACCCAAGGCTGCGTCGCTCTGCAGCCCCGGGTCACGTGAGGGTCCCGCGTCACCGCCGAGCTCGCTCCCCCTGCTCGGGAGGCCAGGGCGGCGGGAGGCCCCGCCCCCGCCTCGCAGCCGCCAGCGCTCACCTCAGGCCCCACCCGTCACTCATCCGGATCCTCACCAATCTGAGGACCCACGAGTGGCATCACCGTCAGGAG TTAAAAAGAAAGGACTTGCTGAATACAACTAA
- the Bex3 gene encoding protein BEX3 isoform X1, whose protein sequence is MANIHQENEEMEQPLQNGQEDRPVGGGEGHQPAANNNNNNNNHNHNHNHNHNHNHHRRGQARRLAPNFRWAIPNRQINDGLGGDGDDMEMFMEEMREIRRKLRELQLRNCLRILMGELSNHHDHHDEFCLMP, encoded by the coding sequence ATGGCCAATATCCACCAGGAAAACGAAGAAATGGAGCAGCCCCTGCAGAATGGACAGGAAGACCGCCCTGTGGGAGGAGGTGAGGGCCACCAGCCTgctgcaaacaacaacaacaacaacaacaatcacaaccacaaccacaaccataaccataaccacaACCACCACCGAAGAGGACAAGCTCGCCGACTTGCCCCTAACTTTCGATGGGCCATTCCCAACAGGCAGATTAATGATGGGCTGGGTGGAGATGGAGATGATATGGAAATGTTCATGGAGGAGATGAGAGAAATCCGGAGAAAGCTTAGGGAGCTACAGTTGAGAAATTGTCTGCGCATTCTCATGGGGGAGCTCTCTAATCACCATGATCATCACGATGAATTCTGCCTTATGCCTTGA
- the Bex3 gene encoding protein BEX3 isoform X2: MEQPLQNGQEDRPVGGGEGHQPAANNNNNNNNHNHNHNHNHNHNHHRRGQARRLAPNFRWAIPNRQINDGLGGDGDDMEMFMEEMREIRRKLRELQLRNCLRILMGELSNHHDHHDEFCLMP, translated from the coding sequence ATGGAGCAGCCCCTGCAGAATGGACAGGAAGACCGCCCTGTGGGAGGAGGTGAGGGCCACCAGCCTgctgcaaacaacaacaacaacaacaacaatcacaaccacaaccacaaccataaccataaccacaACCACCACCGAAGAGGACAAGCTCGCCGACTTGCCCCTAACTTTCGATGGGCCATTCCCAACAGGCAGATTAATGATGGGCTGGGTGGAGATGGAGATGATATGGAAATGTTCATGGAGGAGATGAGAGAAATCCGGAGAAAGCTTAGGGAGCTACAGTTGAGAAATTGTCTGCGCATTCTCATGGGGGAGCTCTCTAATCACCATGATCATCACGATGAATTCTGCCTTATGCCTTGA